The following are encoded together in the Pseudodesulfovibrio indicus genome:
- a CDS encoding HD domain-containing phosphohydrolase, with translation MQKSPSVLFVDDEPRILDTYRASLRKQFKVDTANGPEEGLEKIKTSGPYAVVVSDLKMPKMDGITFLAKVQELSPDTVRVMLTGHADVESAISAVNNGAVFRFLTKPSPLDVMIRTLEVCMKQYSLVVAERELFRGTLRGCIKVLTDILSLVNPEAFGRSERVRRLAGYISQNMKLRQNLYLDLAAMLCQLGCVTLTDTVLEKVFNGDKLDAEEQQIYDMHPAVTASMLAQIPRMSAVSDIILHQHDSLVDNPTMSTEARILRACLDYDVLIQRGMSQQDAIDSLRSRTGVYDLKVLDVLERGTAGEDGYVRREVGLTELLPGMILDEALWSIDKVHLMAEGTEVTETALMRLNNFIKSKRLSPTIRVLVPLNFLQ, from the coding sequence ATGCAGAAGAGTCCGAGTGTGCTGTTCGTCGATGACGAGCCCAGAATATTGGATACCTACCGCGCGTCGCTGCGTAAGCAGTTCAAGGTGGACACCGCCAACGGGCCGGAAGAGGGGCTGGAGAAGATCAAGACTTCCGGTCCGTACGCCGTGGTCGTGTCCGACCTCAAGATGCCGAAGATGGACGGGATCACCTTTCTCGCCAAGGTCCAGGAGCTGTCCCCGGACACGGTTCGGGTCATGCTGACCGGGCATGCCGACGTGGAGTCCGCCATCTCTGCGGTCAACAACGGGGCCGTGTTCCGCTTCCTGACCAAGCCCAGCCCCCTGGACGTCATGATCCGGACCCTGGAAGTGTGCATGAAGCAGTATTCGCTGGTTGTGGCCGAGCGTGAGCTGTTCCGCGGCACCCTCAGGGGATGCATCAAGGTGCTGACCGACATCCTCAGCCTGGTGAACCCGGAGGCCTTCGGCCGAAGCGAACGGGTCCGGCGGCTGGCTGGGTACATCAGCCAGAACATGAAGCTCAGGCAGAACCTCTACCTGGACCTGGCCGCCATGCTCTGCCAACTGGGCTGCGTGACCCTGACGGATACGGTCCTGGAAAAGGTCTTCAACGGCGACAAGCTGGATGCGGAAGAACAGCAGATCTACGACATGCACCCGGCGGTGACCGCGAGCATGCTCGCCCAGATACCGCGGATGAGCGCGGTCTCGGACATCATCCTGCACCAGCACGACAGCCTGGTGGATAACCCCACCATGTCGACCGAGGCCAGGATTCTGCGGGCCTGCCTGGATTATGACGTGCTGATCCAGCGGGGCATGTCCCAGCAGGACGCCATCGACAGCCTGCGCTCCCGAACCGGCGTGTACGATCTCAAGGTCCTGGACGTGCTTGAACGCGGCACTGCGGGCGAGGACGGGTACGTGCGGCGCGAGGTGGGGCTGACCGAGCTGCTGCCGGGCATGATCCTGGACGAGGCCCTCTGGAGCATCGACAAGGTGCACCTGATGGCCGAAGGAACCGAGGTTACGGAGACGGCCCTCATGCGTCTGAACAATTTCATCAAGTCCAAGCGGCTTTCGCCGACGATCAGGGTCCTCGTGCCTCTGAATTTCCTGCAATAA
- a CDS encoding response regulator, with translation MKLNILFVDDDENILASFRSMLHAMRKVWTCQFASSAEEGLRKIRAAPFDVVVADMRMPHMDGIEMLEIVERESPDTVRIILSGYSERQSLLNSTKYAHQFLTKPCSSSCLVDVIRRVVRLRHILTEKKVRAAVTRIGTLPALPEMFLQITEELNNVEPDLKRIGALARRDPGISATLLKVVNSSFFGFYETVSDPSRAAVLLGTEILKGLVLGVNFLRQLDADTLDGYSVEKLWGHSLQVGYYAKTIAAMESKDSVFVDNCFVAGLLHDIGKLVFVTSMSDLYAKVLSLVRSEGGPVVGAEGKALGTTHAEIGAYLMALWGFDEAVVEGIYCHHAVRKCDGGLSVGHIVHVANVLQHELAPQQSAYAFSKMDMDGLEAIGLSERIDAWRERCIEYTGD, from the coding sequence ATGAAGTTGAATATCCTGTTCGTGGACGACGACGAGAACATTCTCGCCAGTTTTCGGTCCATGCTTCACGCCATGCGCAAGGTCTGGACCTGCCAGTTCGCCTCCAGCGCGGAGGAGGGATTGAGGAAGATTCGCGCCGCGCCCTTCGATGTGGTCGTCGCGGACATGCGCATGCCCCACATGGACGGAATCGAGATGCTTGAAATAGTGGAGCGCGAGAGCCCCGACACGGTGCGCATCATCCTGTCCGGGTACTCGGAGAGGCAGTCGCTGCTTAACTCCACCAAGTACGCGCACCAGTTCCTGACCAAGCCGTGCAGCTCGAGCTGTCTGGTCGATGTCATCCGGCGAGTGGTCCGGTTGCGGCACATCTTGACCGAGAAGAAGGTCCGGGCGGCGGTCACCAGGATCGGCACCCTGCCCGCCCTGCCCGAGATGTTTTTGCAGATCACCGAGGAACTCAACAACGTCGAGCCGGATCTGAAGCGGATAGGGGCGCTGGCCCGGCGGGACCCCGGCATCTCCGCCACGCTGCTCAAGGTCGTGAACTCCTCATTCTTCGGTTTTTACGAGACGGTCTCCGATCCCTCCCGCGCGGCGGTGTTGCTGGGAACCGAGATCCTCAAGGGATTGGTCCTGGGGGTCAATTTCCTGCGCCAGCTCGATGCCGATACATTGGACGGCTACTCGGTGGAAAAGTTGTGGGGCCACAGCCTGCAGGTGGGGTATTACGCCAAGACCATCGCCGCCATGGAGTCCAAGGACTCCGTGTTTGTCGACAACTGTTTCGTCGCCGGGCTGCTTCACGATATCGGCAAGCTCGTCTTCGTCACCAGCATGAGCGACCTGTACGCCAAGGTCCTGTCCCTGGTGAGGTCCGAGGGAGGCCCGGTGGTCGGAGCCGAAGGCAAGGCCCTGGGCACGACCCATGCCGAGATCGGCGCGTATCTGATGGCCCTGTGGGGTTTCGATGAGGCCGTGGTGGAGGGAATCTACTGTCATCACGCGGTCAGGAAGTGTGACGGAGGGCTTTCGGTGGGACACATCGTCCACGTGGCCAACGTGCTGCAGCACGAGCTGGCCCCGCAGCAGTCGGCATATGCGTTTTCCAAGATGGATATGGACGGCCTGGAGGCCATTGGGCTGAGCGAACGGATCGATGCCTGGCGCGAGCGGTGCATCGAATATACAGGAGACTGA
- a CDS encoding single-stranded DNA-binding protein — translation MAGSMNKVIIIGRVGQDPKVSYTSSGQAVANFSVATDEGYRDRQTGQKVERTEWHRVVAWRQQAEFVNNYIGKGRLVLVEGKLQTRKWQGQDGQDRYTTEIVADNIQGLDRNPEGQQPGQQQGGYQQQGGYQQNNNYQQSRPQNGNYRQQNNQPPQPEDEDLGPAFPSEASGMDDVPF, via the coding sequence ATGGCCGGCAGCATGAATAAAGTCATCATTATCGGACGGGTCGGACAGGACCCGAAAGTTTCCTATACCAGCTCCGGGCAGGCCGTGGCGAATTTCTCCGTGGCCACCGACGAGGGATACCGCGATCGCCAGACCGGCCAGAAGGTCGAGCGCACCGAATGGCACAGGGTCGTGGCCTGGCGGCAGCAGGCGGAGTTCGTCAACAACTACATCGGCAAGGGCCGCCTGGTCCTGGTCGAGGGCAAGTTGCAGACCCGCAAGTGGCAGGGCCAGGACGGCCAGGACCGCTATACCACCGAGATCGTGGCCGACAACATCCAGGGGTTGGACCGCAATCCCGAAGGCCAGCAGCCCGGCCAGCAGCAGGGCGGCTACCAGCAGCAGGGCGGTTACCAGCAGAACAACAACTATCAGCAGAGCCGTCCCCAGAACGGAAACTACCGCCAGCAGAACAACCAGCCTCCGCAGCCGGAGGACGAGGATCTCGGACCGGCGTTCCCGTCCGAGGCCAGCGGCATGGACGACGTTCCGTTCTAG
- a CDS encoding biotin attachment protein, with the protein MLNIKELLDKVKASPYREIVVRAPHTGVVEFAGLKPDDKVRGPAGDFKEKPGTLLANLTREKNRKPIPAPEKGVIEAVHTQHEGRFVEAGEPLVTIKHYLTRKEVIELILQEALFLFRAPERAKYYFVPEVDQKLKVSGKRSVKVHEGMEFLIVSRMKRETPLAYSGPEGIIYSVYFGRGDNVDEGEPLIGVCPEDQLTVIQDVVARIQSEWEEEA; encoded by the coding sequence GTGCTTAATATTAAAGAGTTACTCGATAAGGTAAAGGCCTCTCCCTACCGTGAGATCGTGGTCCGCGCCCCCCACACCGGGGTGGTGGAATTCGCCGGGCTGAAGCCGGACGACAAGGTGCGCGGCCCGGCGGGCGACTTCAAGGAGAAGCCCGGCACCCTGCTGGCCAACCTGACCCGCGAGAAGAACCGCAAGCCCATCCCGGCGCCGGAAAAGGGCGTCATCGAGGCCGTGCACACGCAGCACGAGGGCCGGTTCGTGGAGGCGGGCGAGCCGCTGGTGACCATCAAGCATTACCTGACCCGCAAGGAAGTCATCGAGCTGATCCTCCAGGAGGCGCTCTTCCTCTTCCGCGCCCCGGAGCGGGCCAAGTACTACTTCGTCCCGGAAGTGGACCAGAAGCTCAAGGTCTCGGGCAAGCGCTCGGTCAAAGTCCACGAGGGCATGGAATTTCTCATCGTCTCCCGGATGAAGCGGGAGACCCCCCTGGCCTATTCCGGGCCGGAGGGCATCATCTATTCCGTCTACTTCGGTCGCGGGGACAACGTTGACGAGGGCGAGCCCCTCATCGGCGTCTGCCCCGAGGACCAGCTCACCGTGATCCAGGACGTGGTCGCCCGCATCCAGAGCGAGTGGGAAGAAGAGGCGTAA
- a CDS encoding acetyl-CoA carboxylase carboxyl transferase subunit alpha/beta: MDRDRRIQALKDRLTYIRDIFASREDDSVRLLAAKFGELMERNQSRPAGVSREELSRIEDLFDFSERKLDTTLTPMDRVRIVRHPQRVCLKDILENVYDNYTEIGGRGEYNIDPSMLIARAVFSRRVGDKVINQMVMVIGQEKGHGEAFRNGGSVKPWGNAKALHYMKVAETENIPVHTFVFTPGAYPVEDWPGAAQQIARNLYELAGLRVPVVSVFSEGGSGGAEAIGLADRRLMLSHGYYSVISPEGAAAIEGGLRGGERATPELIEKCARQLCITADDNLANGYVDRVLQEPPLGARPHHYDFFRELRRELIQATNEVVSSVKPMKLYRAMAVRTSKTDDAESIYMRWTLSQSALNRLVDQRQRKFRALSRHARLDGTGIFSRAVAATKGTIWAAHSFLRYDLLGRQKKRLNAMFEDLGAEAHLVRHKVLMPIKRALDRVLPGNGSEAARSGEAVADRLTRLSCPEDGACLSGSEWAWTSPRSQEDRTITCPNVRTQHCPDLWVPDLFGDFAGVCPSCGHHFPMEYRWYLKNVFDYSEAKEFNQQLESVNPLGYEKFDLKLDQAKEKTGLKSACITFETAIEEVETVVAVLCAPFRGGSVGAAEGEKFIRAAERATRKRQPFIAYVHGTAGIRIQEGVNGVIQMPRCTIAVRRYIDAGGLYLVLYDTNSYAGPVASFLGCSPYQFAVQSSNIGFAGPGVITETTGISVPPNYHKAYHALSRGHIHGIWDRREVKKNLHQSLLTMGGRNLYYR; the protein is encoded by the coding sequence ATGGACAGGGATAGAAGAATCCAGGCCCTCAAGGACCGGCTGACCTACATCCGCGACATCTTCGCCAGCCGCGAGGACGACTCCGTGCGGCTGCTCGCCGCCAAGTTCGGCGAACTGATGGAGCGCAACCAGTCCCGGCCGGCCGGTGTTTCGCGCGAGGAGTTGTCGCGCATCGAGGACCTGTTCGACTTTTCCGAGCGCAAGCTCGACACCACCCTGACGCCCATGGACCGGGTGCGCATCGTGCGCCACCCCCAGCGCGTCTGCCTCAAGGACATCCTCGAAAACGTCTACGACAACTACACCGAGATCGGCGGGCGGGGCGAGTACAACATCGATCCCAGCATGCTCATCGCCCGCGCTGTGTTCTCCCGGCGGGTGGGTGACAAGGTCATCAACCAGATGGTCATGGTCATCGGCCAGGAAAAGGGCCACGGCGAGGCGTTCCGCAACGGCGGCTCGGTCAAGCCGTGGGGCAACGCCAAGGCGCTGCACTACATGAAGGTCGCCGAGACCGAGAACATTCCGGTGCACACCTTCGTCTTCACCCCCGGCGCGTATCCGGTGGAGGACTGGCCGGGCGCGGCCCAGCAGATCGCCCGCAATCTCTACGAACTGGCCGGGCTGCGCGTGCCGGTCGTCTCGGTGTTTTCCGAGGGCGGGTCCGGCGGGGCCGAGGCGATCGGGCTGGCCGACCGCAGGCTGATGCTCTCCCACGGCTACTACTCGGTCATCTCGCCCGAGGGCGCGGCGGCCATCGAGGGCGGGCTGCGCGGCGGCGAGCGGGCCACCCCGGAGCTCATCGAGAAGTGCGCCCGCCAGCTGTGCATCACCGCCGACGACAACCTGGCCAACGGGTACGTGGACCGGGTGCTCCAGGAGCCGCCGCTCGGCGCGCGGCCCCATCACTACGACTTTTTCCGGGAGCTGCGGCGCGAGCTGATCCAGGCCACCAACGAGGTGGTCAGCTCGGTCAAGCCCATGAAGCTCTACCGGGCCATGGCCGTGCGCACCTCCAAGACCGACGATGCCGAGTCCATCTACATGCGCTGGACCCTGTCCCAGTCGGCCCTCAACCGGCTGGTGGACCAGCGCCAGCGCAAGTTCCGGGCCCTGAGCCGCCATGCGCGGCTGGACGGCACGGGCATCTTCAGCCGGGCCGTGGCCGCCACCAAGGGGACCATCTGGGCCGCCCATTCCTTCCTGCGCTACGACCTCCTGGGCCGCCAGAAGAAACGGCTCAACGCCATGTTCGAAGACCTGGGGGCCGAGGCCCATCTGGTGCGCCACAAGGTGCTCATGCCGATCAAGCGCGCCCTGGACAGGGTCCTGCCCGGCAACGGTTCCGAGGCGGCCCGCAGCGGCGAGGCCGTGGCCGACCGGCTGACCCGGCTCTCCTGCCCGGAGGACGGGGCGTGCCTGTCGGGCAGCGAGTGGGCGTGGACCAGCCCGCGCAGCCAGGAGGACCGGACCATCACCTGTCCCAACGTGCGCACCCAGCACTGCCCGGACCTGTGGGTGCCGGACCTGTTCGGCGATTTCGCCGGGGTCTGCCCGTCCTGCGGCCATCATTTTCCCATGGAGTACCGCTGGTATCTCAAGAACGTCTTCGATTACAGCGAGGCCAAGGAGTTCAACCAGCAGCTGGAGTCCGTCAATCCCCTGGGGTACGAGAAGTTCGACCTCAAACTGGACCAGGCCAAGGAGAAGACCGGCCTGAAGTCCGCGTGCATCACCTTCGAGACCGCCATCGAGGAGGTCGAGACCGTGGTGGCCGTGCTCTGCGCCCCGTTCAGGGGCGGCTCCGTGGGCGCGGCCGAGGGCGAGAAGTTCATCCGCGCGGCGGAGCGGGCCACCCGCAAGCGGCAGCCGTTCATCGCCTACGTGCACGGCACGGCGGGCATCCGCATCCAGGAGGGCGTGAACGGCGTCATCCAGATGCCGCGCTGCACCATCGCCGTGCGCCGCTACATCGACGCGGGCGGCCTGTACCTCGTGCTCTACGACACCAACTCCTACGCCGGACCGGTAGCCTCCTTCCTGGGCTGTTCGCCGTACCAGTTCGCTGTCCAGTCCTCGAACATCGGCTTTGCCGGGCCCGGGGTCATCACCGAGACCACGGGCATCTCCGTGCCGCCCAACTATCACAAGGCGTATCATGCGCTCTCCAGGGGCCACATCCACGGCATCTGGGACCGCCGGGAGGTCAAGAAGAACCTCCACCAGTCGCTCCTGACCATGGGCGGGCGCAACCTTTACTATCGGTGA
- a CDS encoding PilZ domain-containing protein: protein MDFEINMPEEEERLRKAFRTKVPGLTVRFSGTGRVLEVMDLSATGFAVMDKERGFAEKQTFEVDLLIKDRLFLGGAAAMAMRVLDNGIVGLNFVDLDRQKQIKLDKLVLEVQKRLIALRKKKREQG, encoded by the coding sequence ATGGATTTTGAAATCAACATGCCCGAAGAGGAGGAAAGGCTTCGCAAGGCCTTTCGCACCAAGGTCCCCGGGCTGACCGTCCGGTTCTCCGGAACGGGCCGCGTCCTCGAGGTCATGGATTTGAGCGCCACGGGGTTCGCCGTCATGGACAAGGAACGTGGGTTCGCCGAGAAGCAGACCTTCGAGGTGGACCTGCTCATCAAGGACAGATTGTTCCTCGGCGGGGCTGCGGCCATGGCCATGCGCGTCCTGGACAACGGCATCGTCGGATTGAATTTCGTGGACCTCGACCGTCAGAAACAGATCAAGCTCGACAAGCTGGTCCTCGAAGTGCAGAAGCGGCTCATCGCCCTGCGCAAGAAGAAACGCGAGCAAGGCTGA
- a CDS encoding OmpA/MotB family protein has translation MSKDDYDDDLLLDLTDEEEESTEWLTTFADLSMLLLVFFVLLYSMSTLDNEKFSETFSSVTKALQGKMEKIATSRISQEEAGVLIDQAMMRRQIIESQRKVFAEVKTLQTKKGVEGLVSANFEDGVITLRVPGDVMFASGQVDLSPKGVEVVNALKDFFIQHKDQNIKIIGYTDNVRPSSGSRFRDNWEISAMRAVNVLRELLNMGLESTRLTATGLAYLNPLYPNTSEEYRAKNRRVEFVLEKRVSGK, from the coding sequence ATGAGCAAAGACGACTACGATGACGATCTGCTGCTCGACTTAACGGACGAGGAAGAGGAGAGCACCGAGTGGTTGACGACCTTCGCCGACCTCTCCATGCTCCTGCTCGTCTTCTTCGTGCTCCTGTATTCCATGTCCACCCTGGACAACGAGAAGTTCTCCGAGACCTTCTCGTCGGTGACCAAGGCGCTGCAGGGCAAGATGGAGAAGATCGCCACCAGCCGCATCTCCCAGGAGGAGGCGGGGGTGCTCATCGACCAGGCCATGATGCGCCGCCAGATCATCGAGTCGCAGCGGAAGGTGTTCGCCGAGGTCAAGACCCTGCAGACCAAGAAGGGCGTCGAGGGGCTGGTCAGCGCGAATTTCGAGGACGGGGTGATCACCCTGCGCGTGCCGGGCGACGTGATGTTCGCCTCGGGCCAGGTGGACCTTTCGCCCAAGGGGGTGGAGGTGGTCAACGCGCTCAAGGATTTCTTCATCCAGCACAAGGACCAGAACATCAAGATCATCGGGTACACCGACAACGTCCGTCCAAGCTCCGGTTCCCGCTTCCGGGACAACTGGGAAATTTCGGCCATGCGCGCGGTCAACGTGCTGCGCGAATTGCTCAACATGGGGCTGGAGTCCACCCGGCTGACGGCCACGGGGCTGGCCTATCTCAACCCGCTCTATCCGAACACCTCCGAAGAGTACCGGGCCAAGAACCGGCGCGTGGAGTTCGTGCTCGAAAAACGGGTTTCCGGGAAGTAG
- a CDS encoding motility protein A translates to MDIVTLLGLAVGLSLIIGAIIIGGAVDVFINVPGMMIVVGGTLASILVAFPFEEIIQAFRAAFKMFVGRKSRVRDVVNIMVKVAEISRREGLIALENVQTENMVLKKSCQLIADNADPSLIRTTLTIEINSMRRRHQVAQDVFKRLAALAPSFGMMGTLIGLVQMLSQLDDPKSIGPAMAVALLTTFYGSAMSTLFFIPIAAKLKARTLQEQLHLEVIFEGAKSILENNNPRLVYEKLSSFLAPVERETQR, encoded by the coding sequence ATGGATATCGTGACGCTACTTGGTCTCGCCGTCGGCTTGTCGCTCATCATCGGCGCCATCATCATCGGCGGGGCGGTTGATGTCTTCATCAACGTTCCGGGCATGATGATCGTCGTCGGCGGAACCCTCGCCTCCATCCTGGTGGCCTTTCCGTTCGAAGAAATCATACAGGCCTTCCGGGCTGCGTTCAAGATGTTCGTTGGCCGCAAGAGCCGGGTCCGGGACGTGGTCAACATCATGGTCAAGGTGGCCGAGATCAGCCGCCGGGAAGGGCTCATCGCCCTGGAGAACGTTCAGACCGAGAACATGGTCCTCAAGAAATCCTGCCAGCTCATCGCGGACAACGCCGATCCGTCCCTGATCCGCACGACCCTGACCATCGAGATCAACTCCATGCGCCGCCGCCACCAGGTGGCCCAGGACGTGTTCAAGCGGCTGGCGGCCCTGGCCCCGTCCTTCGGAATGATGGGTACGCTCATCGGCCTGGTCCAGATGCTCTCCCAGCTCGACGATCCCAAGTCCATCGGCCCGGCCATGGCCGTGGCCCTGCTGACCACCTTCTACGGGTCGGCCATGTCCACGCTCTTTTTCATCCCCATCGCCGCCAAGCTCAAGGCCCGCACCCTCCAGGAGCAGTTGCACCTGGAGGTCATCTTCGAGGGCGCCAAGTCCATCCTTGAAAACAACAACCCGCGGCTGGTCTACGAGAAGCTGTCCTCGTTCCTGGCCCCGGTCGAACGTGAGACCCAGCGATGA
- a CDS encoding purine-nucleoside phosphorylase → MEYHKKILHSAAYIHEKLGKIQADTVAMVTGTGLGGLTAAIEDPVIIPYGDIDEFPVSTVKSHAGRLVYGTIDGVPVLALEGRFHLYEGFSAREATHNIRVLGELGVKTLILTNAVGALNPSFETGCPMVIEDHINLTGHTPLRGANVDSWGDRFPDMCAVYDPALRQLAVDKALELGVRLERGVFMQIMGPNMETPAETRMYRAMGADAIGMSTCMEAIAAHHMSIRILGLSCLTNKNLPDCMQEASLEDVIAQAEKSSATMVKLIRAILKEIPQPAE, encoded by the coding sequence ATGGAATACCATAAAAAGATACTACATTCTGCCGCATACATACATGAAAAGCTAGGCAAAATTCAAGCGGATACCGTGGCCATGGTCACGGGCACCGGACTGGGCGGCCTGACCGCGGCCATCGAGGACCCCGTGATCATCCCCTACGGGGACATCGACGAGTTCCCGGTATCCACGGTGAAAAGCCATGCGGGACGGCTGGTTTACGGCACCATAGACGGGGTTCCGGTCCTCGCCCTGGAGGGCCGTTTCCATCTCTACGAGGGGTTCTCCGCCCGGGAGGCGACCCACAACATCCGCGTGCTCGGCGAGCTGGGCGTGAAGACCCTGATCCTGACCAACGCGGTGGGCGCGCTGAACCCGTCCTTCGAGACCGGCTGCCCCATGGTCATCGAGGACCACATCAACCTGACCGGGCACACGCCCCTGCGCGGCGCCAACGTGGACTCCTGGGGCGACCGGTTCCCGGACATGTGCGCGGTCTACGATCCCGCCCTGCGGCAGCTGGCCGTGGACAAGGCGCTGGAGCTCGGCGTGCGCCTGGAGCGCGGCGTGTTCATGCAGATCATGGGGCCGAACATGGAGACCCCGGCCGAGACCCGCATGTACCGGGCCATGGGCGCGGACGCCATCGGCATGTCCACCTGCATGGAGGCCATCGCGGCGCACCACATGTCCATCCGCATCCTGGGCCTCTCCTGCCTGACCAACAAGAACCTGCCCGACTGCATGCAGGAGGCGTCTTTAGAGGACGTCATCGCCCAGGCCGAAAAATCCTCGGCCACCATGGTCAAACTCATCCGGGCGATCCTAAAGGAAATCCCGCAACCTGCCGAATAG
- a CDS encoding 2-oxoacid:acceptor oxidoreductase family protein — translation MKAQQELDRFEIRFSGLGGQGIITLGKVMGQGLALGHGYNVTQTQSYGPEARGGSSKCDLVISSGRISYPKAESLDLLVALSQEACNSYFPYLKKGGILVLESDLVKQPPTNQFLGLPFTSLAKDKVGVAQAMNTVVLGALSYLLPFINQATMRKSLESALPPKIRAVNTKAFNLGHRLAKKEWGEDAGEVWRVEELGEID, via the coding sequence ATGAAGGCGCAACAGGAACTCGACCGGTTCGAGATACGTTTCTCCGGCCTCGGCGGACAGGGGATCATCACCCTGGGCAAGGTCATGGGACAGGGGCTGGCGCTGGGCCACGGCTACAACGTCACCCAGACCCAGAGCTACGGCCCCGAGGCGCGCGGCGGATCGAGCAAGTGCGACCTGGTCATCAGCTCCGGGCGCATCAGCTATCCCAAGGCGGAGTCCCTGGACCTGCTGGTGGCCCTGTCGCAGGAGGCGTGCAACTCCTACTTCCCGTACCTCAAGAAGGGCGGCATCCTGGTCCTGGAGTCCGACCTGGTCAAGCAGCCGCCCACCAACCAGTTCCTCGGCCTGCCGTTCACCAGCCTGGCCAAGGACAAGGTCGGCGTGGCCCAGGCCATGAACACCGTGGTCCTCGGGGCGCTCTCCTACCTCCTGCCGTTCATCAACCAGGCGACCATGCGCAAGTCCCTGGAATCGGCCCTGCCGCCCAAGATCCGGGCGGTGAACACCAAGGCGTTCAACCTCGGCCACCGGCTGGCCAAGAAGGAATGGGGCGAGGACGCGGGCGAGGTCTGGCGCGTGGAGGAACTCGGCGAGATCGACTAG
- a CDS encoding 2-oxoacid:ferredoxin oxidoreductase subunit beta → MSKITGNEIIHQYLRHNKKFPHVLCAGCGHGIVLGTLIRSIHSLGIPKDDVVVVAGIGCSGRLAVYVDFNTVHTTHGRALSFATGIKISNPKLNVIALMGDGDALSIGGNHLIHAARRNIGVTALILNNNIYGMTGGQSSPATPEGSTTMTNPYGQLDSSFDTVELARGAGANYVARGTVFHVNRLEKIMTEAIGRPGFSLVEAITPCHTQFGRKNKYKSPVDMYNWLKSTAVPLERYNEMPEDKRRDRMPIGVFVDRDRPGFEERYYAMQQNFLKQAAKGGK, encoded by the coding sequence ATGAGCAAGATCACCGGAAACGAAATCATCCATCAGTATTTGCGGCACAACAAGAAGTTCCCCCACGTGCTGTGCGCCGGTTGCGGCCACGGCATCGTGCTCGGGACCCTGATCCGCTCCATCCACTCCCTGGGCATCCCCAAGGACGACGTGGTCGTGGTGGCGGGCATCGGCTGTTCGGGCCGGCTCGCCGTCTACGTGGACTTCAACACGGTCCACACCACCCACGGGCGGGCCCTGAGCTTCGCAACGGGCATCAAGATATCCAATCCGAAGCTGAACGTCATCGCGCTCATGGGCGACGGCGACGCCCTGTCCATCGGCGGCAACCACCTGATCCACGCGGCGCGGCGCAACATCGGGGTCACGGCCCTGATCCTGAACAACAACATCTACGGCATGACCGGCGGGCAGTCCTCTCCGGCCACGCCCGAGGGCTCGACCACCATGACCAACCCCTACGGCCAGCTGGACTCCAGCTTCGACACCGTGGAGCTGGCCAGGGGCGCGGGCGCGAACTATGTGGCGCGCGGCACGGTCTTCCACGTCAATCGGCTGGAGAAGATCATGACCGAGGCCATCGGGCGGCCCGGCTTCAGCCTGGTGGAGGCGATCACGCCCTGCCATACCCAGTTCGGGCGCAAGAACAAGTACAAGAGCCCGGTGGACATGTACAACTGGCTCAAATCCACGGCCGTTCCCCTGGAGCGGTACAACGAGATGCCGGAAGACAAGCGCCGGGACCGCATGCCCATCGGCGTGTTCGTGGACCGCGACCGTCCCGGCTTCGAGGAGCGGTACTACGCCATGCAGCAGAACTTCCTCAAGCAGGCCGCGAAGGGGGGCAAGTAG